One window of the Labilibaculum sp. genome contains the following:
- a CDS encoding sugar kinase: MNKKVITFGEIMLRLATPDYKRFLQNNTFHSTYGGGEMNVSVSLANFGIPTAYITRLPENDIGKSCKERLNEFGVDTRHIVFGGERLGIYFLETGAVARGSKVVYDRANSAFTGFTKGMIDWSDIFQDAGWFHWTGITPAISSGATEVLVEALTKANEMGICVSCDVNYRSKLWKEDNKVEEVMPDLIAKTNVLIGNEFDAGKVLGIQTNLPADAEYSNETFGAVSKLLMEKYPRLEKIITTRRGTISANHNSWVGIMFDGNQVLESLTYQMTHIVDRVGGGDALMAGLIYGFLTYPNNSQKIIDFAVASSFLKHTISGDVNDVSVEEVEQLMKGDLGGKIDW; encoded by the coding sequence ATGAATAAAAAAGTAATCACTTTTGGAGAAATCATGTTACGATTGGCAACACCTGATTACAAACGTTTTTTACAAAACAACACATTTCATTCTACTTATGGTGGTGGCGAGATGAATGTATCTGTGTCATTAGCAAATTTTGGAATTCCAACGGCCTATATTACCCGTTTACCTGAGAATGATATTGGAAAATCATGCAAAGAAAGGCTAAATGAATTTGGTGTGGACACGCGTCATATTGTTTTTGGCGGGGAACGTTTGGGTATTTATTTTCTGGAAACAGGTGCTGTGGCCAGAGGTTCTAAAGTGGTTTACGATCGCGCCAATTCGGCATTTACTGGATTTACAAAAGGCATGATTGATTGGAGTGATATATTTCAGGATGCGGGCTGGTTTCATTGGACGGGTATTACGCCTGCTATTTCTTCAGGTGCTACTGAGGTATTGGTAGAAGCACTAACGAAAGCAAACGAAATGGGAATATGCGTATCCTGTGATGTGAATTACCGCAGCAAGCTTTGGAAAGAGGACAATAAGGTGGAAGAAGTAATGCCTGACTTAATCGCTAAAACGAACGTGCTGATAGGAAATGAGTTTGATGCAGGTAAGGTTTTGGGTATTCAGACCAATTTGCCTGCAGATGCTGAGTATTCAAATGAAACTTTTGGTGCTGTATCAAAACTTTTGATGGAAAAGTACCCACGACTTGAAAAAATCATTACTACTCGACGAGGAACTATTAGTGCAAATCACAATAGTTGGGTGGGAATAATGTTTGATGGAAATCAGGTGTTGGAATCATTAACTTATCAAATGACTCATATTGTCGATCGTGTAGGCGGTGGGGATGCGTTAATGGCTGGATTAATTTATGGTTTCCTTACTTATCCCAACAATTCTCAAAAAATAATTGATTTTGCTGTTGCATCCTCATTTTTAAAACACACAATTTCTGGTGATGTGAATGATGTTAGCGTAGAAGAAGTGGAACAGTTGATGAAAGGGGATTTGGGCGGTAAAATAGATTGGTAG
- a CDS encoding AsmA-like C-terminal region-containing protein, giving the protein MKKFLKFFGGFVVLLLALLIILPFFFKDKILERVKTEINNTIDAKVEIGGLSLSMFKNFPNLYVELEDVTVVGKNEFANDTLASVGSLYTAVDLGSALSGTQIKVGAIVLANAKVNAVVLELGKANWDIVKESDEAVVEEETGGASDFKVIFEEVRIEDFFLRYADASIKTVLVVDDLDLTLNGDFSMKSTNLNVKSQITGIDLDYDGVKYLKKANVTLDAVLGADLQNMIFTFKENKLTLNELVFGVDGNIGMLEDGYNLDLKMNAQEADFKTLLSMVPDVFKADLKGLETNGTLVLTAFVKGDYKEDYIPSFGAKLAVHKASLKYPDLKESINDITINAEVKHPGGDLDLLTADVNSFHFEVANNPFDAEIHVKNPISDPYVNGLFKGVIDFAKIRHAIPMDSIKITGVVTSDVSFSGKMSAIEKEEYEKITTKGDVKLKNFEFSTPDFPQGIKIISSVLNFTPKYISLTSFNSKIGVSDIQLTGKIEDYIPYVLKDKVLKGNFILSSNLFDINEFMTEEEDAKAVSDTIPLSVIEIPANLDLKLVSSMKLIRFDKMNIENMKGLIVVKNAKAQLTDLSMDMLKGSMTMNGSYNTKNIQKPAIDFGLDVKDFDINSAYESLSMIKKMLPIAMNCSGKISSDLKITSLLDQEMNPVMNTLNGNGAIHSKMIVIKDNKAFDALAAALKNDKYKRISITQFDMNFVITDGNVEVKPFEAKVAGHPAQIYGTQSVDGKLNFTMDMKLPKDELGKEVNQYFDKLPGFDEVKELDVAVKITGTVDNPNVKLDLSKAIKQAQQAVAKELERRAKKELEKKGKDLLKKLFK; this is encoded by the coding sequence ATGAAGAAGTTTCTAAAATTTTTTGGAGGATTTGTAGTCTTACTTTTAGCGCTGCTAATCATTTTACCCTTTTTCTTTAAAGATAAAATACTGGAGCGGGTAAAAACCGAAATTAATAATACGATAGATGCCAAGGTTGAAATAGGAGGTTTGTCATTATCGATGTTCAAAAATTTCCCAAACCTTTATGTTGAGCTTGAAGATGTTACTGTTGTTGGTAAAAATGAATTTGCAAACGACACTTTAGCTTCAGTTGGTAGTTTATATACAGCAGTCGATTTGGGTTCAGCATTGTCCGGCACTCAAATAAAAGTTGGGGCAATTGTGCTGGCCAACGCAAAAGTAAATGCTGTTGTTTTGGAATTGGGTAAAGCAAATTGGGATATTGTAAAAGAATCTGATGAGGCAGTGGTGGAAGAGGAGACTGGTGGGGCTTCCGATTTTAAAGTGATTTTTGAAGAAGTTCGTATTGAAGATTTCTTTTTGCGTTACGCGGATGCATCCATAAAAACGGTTCTTGTTGTAGATGATTTGGATTTGACTCTAAATGGTGATTTTTCAATGAAATCAACGAATTTAAATGTGAAGTCGCAAATTACAGGAATTGATTTGGATTACGATGGCGTAAAATATCTGAAAAAGGCGAATGTTACGCTTGATGCTGTTCTGGGAGCTGACCTTCAGAATATGATATTCACATTTAAAGAGAATAAGCTCACATTAAATGAACTTGTATTTGGTGTAGATGGAAATATTGGAATGTTGGAAGATGGCTATAATCTGGATTTGAAAATGAATGCCCAAGAGGCAGATTTCAAAACTTTACTTTCAATGGTTCCTGATGTATTCAAAGCCGATCTTAAAGGATTAGAGACTAATGGAACTCTGGTATTAACAGCTTTCGTAAAAGGGGACTATAAAGAAGATTATATCCCGTCATTTGGTGCTAAGTTAGCTGTTCATAAGGCTAGCCTTAAATATCCTGATTTAAAAGAGTCGATTAACGATATTACTATAAATGCGGAAGTAAAACATCCGGGAGGAGATCTGGATTTATTGACAGCTGATGTAAATTCATTTCATTTTGAGGTTGCCAACAATCCATTTGATGCAGAAATACATGTAAAGAATCCAATATCAGATCCTTACGTGAATGGTTTATTTAAAGGAGTGATTGATTTTGCAAAAATTCGTCACGCAATCCCAATGGATAGTATCAAAATTACAGGTGTTGTTACTTCTGATGTTAGTTTTAGCGGAAAAATGTCTGCTATAGAAAAGGAAGAGTATGAAAAAATTACGACCAAAGGAGATGTGAAATTGAAAAACTTTGAATTCTCCACTCCTGATTTTCCTCAAGGAATTAAGATCATAAGTTCTGTTTTAAATTTTACGCCAAAATACATTAGTCTGACTTCTTTCAACTCCAAAATAGGAGTTTCTGATATTCAGTTAACAGGAAAAATTGAGGACTATATCCCTTACGTTTTAAAAGATAAAGTTTTAAAAGGAAACTTCATTTTGAGTTCAAATTTATTTGATATAAATGAATTTATGACTGAGGAAGAGGATGCAAAAGCAGTTTCGGATACAATTCCATTAAGCGTGATTGAAATTCCGGCTAATTTAGACTTAAAATTGGTTTCTTCGATGAAACTGATACGGTTCGATAAAATGAATATCGAAAATATGAAGGGACTAATTGTTGTTAAAAATGCTAAAGCACAGTTAACTGACTTATCCATGGATATGTTAAAAGGCTCGATGACAATGAATGGTTCCTACAATACTAAGAATATTCAGAAACCAGCCATTGATTTTGGTTTGGATGTGAAGGATTTTGATATCAATTCAGCATACGAATCATTAAGCATGATTAAAAAGATGCTCCCAATTGCTATGAATTGTTCCGGTAAGATTTCATCCGATTTAAAGATTACATCTTTGCTTGATCAGGAAATGAATCCGGTAATGAATACATTGAATGGAAATGGAGCAATTCATTCCAAAATGATTGTGATAAAAGATAATAAAGCTTTCGACGCCTTAGCTGCAGCATTAAAAAATGACAAATACAAACGGATTTCGATAACTCAATTCGATATGAATTTTGTAATTACTGATGGAAATGTGGAGGTAAAGCCGTTTGAAGCTAAAGTTGCAGGTCATCCGGCACAAATTTACGGAACTCAGTCTGTTGATGGAAAATTGAATTTTACCATGGATATGAAATTGCCAAAAGATGAGTTGGGCAAAGAGGTAAATCAGTATTTCGATAAATTACCTGGTTTCGATGAAGTTAAAGAGCTTGATGTTGCTGTGAAGATTACAGGTACAGTTGATAATCCTAATGTGAAGCTTGATTTAAGTAAAGCAATTAAGCAGGCTCAGCAGGCTGTGGCCAAAGAGTTGGAACGACGGGCCAAGAAAGAATTGGAAAAGAAAGGGAAAGATTTACTGAAGAAATTATTTAAGTAG